In Cupriavidus basilensis, the following proteins share a genomic window:
- a CDS encoding enoyl-CoA hydratase/isomerase family protein: protein MSHLTHTIEHGIATIILDRSPQNRIGDRMVDELAVAINAIERSDARVVLVRAEGDNFSFGGDIMPWPDDTPRQLRARFEGYMDVFNRFERLPLPVIAVVHGLCAGGGFELALRADVIFAAESATFCHPEQSLALVTLLGGIYRVAERAGRARAMEWALTSERVPAATMERFGVINRVVADAGLLAEAHAFAGKFVHGPTRAHAAHKALLRAWANGGVQAADDVMFNVAMPLFETEDVKDGLASAIKALKAGTPRPPLEFKGR from the coding sequence ATGTCTCATCTCACCCATACCATCGAGCATGGCATTGCCACGATCATTCTCGATCGCTCGCCGCAAAACCGTATCGGCGACCGGATGGTTGACGAACTGGCTGTAGCAATCAACGCGATCGAACGCAGCGACGCACGCGTCGTGCTGGTGCGCGCTGAAGGCGATAACTTCAGCTTTGGCGGCGACATCATGCCGTGGCCCGACGACACCCCCCGCCAGTTGCGTGCGCGCTTCGAGGGTTACATGGACGTCTTCAATCGATTCGAACGCCTGCCCTTGCCTGTCATCGCGGTGGTGCACGGCTTGTGCGCCGGCGGTGGTTTCGAGCTGGCGTTGCGCGCCGATGTCATCTTTGCCGCCGAAAGCGCAACGTTCTGCCATCCGGAACAGTCGCTTGCCTTAGTGACCCTGCTGGGCGGCATTTACCGCGTCGCCGAACGCGCAGGACGCGCACGTGCCATGGAATGGGCACTGACTTCCGAGCGCGTCCCCGCCGCAACGATGGAGCGCTTCGGCGTGATCAACCGCGTCGTCGCCGATGCCGGGCTGCTTGCAGAGGCGCACGCGTTCGCCGGAAAGTTCGTGCACGGCCCGACGCGCGCCCACGCCGCCCACAAGGCCTTGCTGCGGGCCTGGGCCAACGGCGGTGTCCAGGCGGCCGACGATGTGATGTTCAACGTTGCCATGCCCTTGTTCGAGACAGAGGACGTGAAGGACGGGCTTGCTTCGGCCATCAAGGCCCTGAAG
- a CDS encoding alpha/beta hydrolase — MFQRTDIAFEAEGGVTLRGWLYVPAGGTGPHPAITMAHGYAGVKEHGLERFAEKFASNGFVVLLHDHRNFGASDGTPRQDIDPWRQIADWRRAISFLEHQDVVDPKRIGLWGTSYSGGHALVLGATERRLRAVVTQVPTISGFEQGLRRIPPDAVAAIEEAFSADERAQARGEPPRRQTIVSADPAVPASYRAKDAIEFYLQPVPDGAWENSVTVRSTRAARMYEPGAWIARVSPTPLLMIVALQDTITLTDLELAAYERALEPKRLVTIPGGHFDPYVARFDQSSAAALDWFKEHLA; from the coding sequence ATGTTTCAACGTACCGATATCGCATTCGAAGCCGAGGGCGGCGTCACGCTGCGCGGCTGGCTCTATGTACCAGCCGGCGGCACCGGGCCCCATCCCGCCATCACCATGGCGCATGGCTACGCAGGCGTGAAGGAGCACGGCTTGGAGCGATTCGCCGAGAAATTCGCCTCAAACGGCTTTGTCGTTCTCCTGCATGACCACCGCAACTTCGGCGCCAGCGACGGCACGCCGCGCCAGGATATCGACCCATGGCGTCAGATCGCCGATTGGCGGCGCGCGATCAGCTTCCTCGAACACCAGGACGTCGTCGATCCGAAGCGCATCGGCTTGTGGGGCACGAGCTATTCCGGCGGCCACGCACTCGTGCTTGGCGCAACTGAACGCCGCTTGCGCGCAGTAGTCACGCAGGTGCCGACGATCAGCGGCTTCGAGCAAGGACTGCGCCGCATTCCGCCCGACGCCGTCGCCGCCATCGAGGAGGCCTTCTCGGCGGACGAACGCGCGCAGGCACGCGGCGAGCCGCCGCGCCGGCAGACGATCGTCAGCGCCGATCCGGCCGTCCCTGCTTCGTACCGCGCCAAGGACGCCATCGAGTTCTATCTGCAGCCCGTGCCTGACGGTGCCTGGGAGAACAGCGTCACCGTGCGCTCTACGCGTGCTGCGCGCATGTACGAACCGGGCGCGTGGATTGCGCGCGTGTCTCCCACGCCGCTGCTGATGATCGTCGCGCTCCAAGACACGATCACGCTGACCGATCTCGAGCTGGCGGCCTACGAGCGGGCCCTTGAGCCGAAGCGCCTCGTGACGATCCCGGGTGGCCACTTCGATCCGTACGTCGCAAGGTTCGATCAATCCAGTGCCGCCGCACTGGACTGGTTCAAGGAGCACCTCGCGTAA